Proteins from a single region of SAR202 cluster bacterium:
- a CDS encoding PHP domain-containing protein: MAQVDLHLHTTSSDGTLSPTELVRLCVSRGLRVIAITDHDSTEGIAEAREAVSKFRDLVLIPGIELSTDVPGGEIHMLGYFIDLDDEDFQKTIAGFRDDRVGRARKTVEVLNRLGLRITWERVLEIADGAAIGRPHIAQALVEKGYVRYKSEAFDKWLGKDGPAYVERLRLSPTESVRLLVKNGALPVMAHPIYAMKGTGPEEVEALKKTLRELKAEGLAGIEVHYGNFSNVQTRLFASIADEIGLLQCGGSDYHASGNPGEPPPGSAGPPMEVYHKMLDLKKQRAAGR; encoded by the coding sequence TTGGCCCAAGTTGACCTTCATCTTCACACGACTTCTTCCGACGGGACTCTGTCGCCGACGGAGCTCGTCCGCCTTTGCGTGAGCAGGGGCCTTCGGGTCATCGCAATCACAGACCACGACTCTACGGAGGGCATCGCCGAGGCGCGCGAGGCCGTCTCCAAATTCCGCGACCTTGTGCTCATCCCCGGAATTGAGCTGAGCACCGATGTTCCGGGCGGCGAGATCCATATGCTCGGTTACTTCATCGACCTGGATGACGAGGACTTCCAGAAGACCATCGCCGGTTTCCGGGACGACCGCGTGGGGCGAGCCCGTAAGACAGTGGAGGTGTTGAACAGGCTGGGCCTGAGGATTACGTGGGAGCGCGTGCTGGAAATAGCCGACGGCGCCGCCATCGGCCGACCGCACATAGCGCAGGCGCTAGTGGAGAAGGGCTACGTCCGCTACAAGTCCGAGGCCTTCGACAAGTGGCTCGGCAAGGACGGTCCCGCCTACGTTGAGCGCCTTCGCCTTTCGCCGACGGAGTCCGTGCGCCTCCTGGTCAAGAACGGCGCCCTGCCTGTCATGGCACACCCCATATACGCCATGAAAGGCACGGGACCGGAGGAGGTGGAGGCGCTGAAGAAAACGCTGCGCGAGCTCAAAGCCGAAGGGCTGGCCGGCATAGAAGTCCACTACGGCAATTTCAGCAACGTGCAGACCAGGCTCTTCGCTTCCATCGCCGACGAGATCGGCCTCCTGCAGTGCGGCGGAAGCGACTACCACGCCTCCGGCAACCCGGGAGAGCCCCCGCCGGGCTCCGCCGGGCCGCCGATGGAGGTCTACCACAAGATGCTCGACCTGAAGAAGCAGAGGGCTGCCGGGCGTTAG